From the genome of Orcinus orca chromosome 5, mOrcOrc1.1, whole genome shotgun sequence, one region includes:
- the LOC101285356 gene encoding lysine-rich coiled-coil protein 1-like, which produces MKHSKTCDSFQDELEDYIKVQKARGLEPKTCFRKMREDYLETCGCKEEVDSRPRCRMFDQRLLCETVQTYRRPCSISLTVEKWLPQWLAAHDSRLRLDSLSCCQFTRDCFSGKPVPLNFSQQEYNCSSYSVESGVYRHLSSENSTSARQASYKQIHQKRKRLPEKGREKREEERPKHKRKKACEEKDLDKYKSIQRNKTEVETVSTEKLKNRKEKESQDVASKK; this is translated from the coding sequence ATGAAGCATTCAAAGACATGTGACTCTTTTCAAGATGAACTTGAAGATTACATCAAAGTGCAGAAAGCCAGAGGCTTAGAGCCAAAGACTTGTTTCAGAAAGATGAGAGAGGATTATTTGGAAACCTGTGGGTGCAAAGAAGAGGTTGATTCTAGACCCAGGTGTAGAATGTTTGATCAAAGACTCCTTTGTGAAACCGTCCAGACCTACCGAAGACCATGCAGTATTTCGCTAACAGTGGAAAAGTGGTTACCTCAGTGGCTAGCAGCTCATGACAGCAGGCTGAGACTGGACTCCCTGAGCTGCTGTCAATTCACCAGGGACTGTTTCTCAGGAAAACCAGTACCCCTGAACTTTAGTCAGCAAGAGTATAACTGTAGCTCATACAGTGTAGAATCTGGAGTTTACAGGCACCTCTCCTCAGAAAACAGTACCAGTGCCCGTCAAGCTAGTTATAAACAGATacatcagaagagaaaaaggctCCCAGAGAAAGGCCGGGAAAAACGAGAGGAGGAGCGGCCCAAGCATAAGAGGAAGAAAGCTTGTGAGGAAAAAGATTTAGACAAATACAAGAGcatccaaagaaacaaaacagaggtGGAAACAGTCAGTACAGAAAAACTTAAGAACcgaaaggagaaagaaagccaAGATGTAGCCTCTAAGAAATAG